The genomic window AGAATCTGGATATACTAAGACTGAAGAATAACCGATATTGGCTGCGGCATTAGCACAAAGAACATCATGTATTTCGTGTGCTGTATCTGGTTTGAGGGATATTGTTCTACTAAAAAAAATATATTTATTTTTCATGTTTAGTTTAGATGCTAATTATTATGTATTTTATCTTCAAAATTTTCTAAAAACTTCAGCAGGTTCATACCTAAATCTAGAGCTTCTTTAAGGGTTTGATATCGGTTGGGAGGTAATTCTAAAGTATTATTAGCAAGTGACCGCAGAGAGATTAATAGGGAATTTAATTGAATGTTAAATTCTTGTATTGTCTGCAAATATCCCATCTGGGCATTGCTGTTGTAGTTTTTCTCTGATGATGATGTAGATAAATAGTGGATTTGCTGTTGCACAATATCCTCAAAAATATCCAGGGTGTTGATGATTTTAAATGTTGATTTGTATGAGTCTTCAATCAATGTCTGGTGTTCTTGAGTATTGTCTGTCATCTCATCAAGTAACAAGTGTAAAACACCGATCATTGAGTTTAGCCTTGTCCGCATTTCATGAGAAATTCTCAGTAAGCTTTGATTACTGTGATTGCTAGTTTTAGGAATATTGCTAAACTGCATTGAGTAAAGACGTGCATAATAACCACCTTTTTGTAGGAGTTGTTCATGAGTTCCTACTTCCATTACCTGTCCTTGGTCTAGGACAGCAATTTGGTCAGCTTTTTGGACTGTGGATAGGCGGTGAGCAATGACTAAGGTGGTGCGATCGCGGCTCAGATCATCTAGAGCTGCTTGCACTAAACGTTCAGACACTGTATCTAAAGCACTGGTGGCTTCATCTAAAATTAAAATTTCTGGATTTTGCAACAGGGCGCGGGCGATCGCTAATCTTTGTCTTTGTCCTCCAGATAACATCACACCGCGATCGCCAATTAAGGTATCCAATTCCTGTGGTAATTTACTAATAAACTCGTAAGCGTTGGCTCGCTTGGCGGCTGTAATAATTTCGTCTTTGGTGGCTTCTGGTTTCCCATAGGCAATATTCTGACCTACGGATTCATTAAACAAAAAGGTATCTTGACTAACAATTCCCATCCTCTGGCGCAAAGATTTCAAGTCAAAATCACGCAAATCTCTACCGTCAATTGTAATACTACCGGATGTTGGGTCATAAAATCTGGGTAGTAGGTCAGCCAAGGTTGATTTACCAGCACCAGAACTACCTACCAAGGCTAAAGTTGTCCCACGGGGTAAAAATAAATTGACATCTTTTAATACGAATTTCTCTTGTCCCGGATAGCCAAAAGATAATGAGTTAAAACCTATACCCTTTTCTAATTTGGTGTAGATAACGTCACCTTCACCCATAAAGGGTTTATTATCACGCCGCAAAAACTCAGTGACTATCTCCACGCTAGGCGCACTATTGGCAAAACTATTGCGGATACTATTCAACTGAGAAACTAGTGGTAACAGTCGCAGTAGTACCAATAGATATGTAAGTAGTACGGCTGATAGAGCAGAAACTTGATCGGAAAATAAAACTCTGCTTAAAAATACAATTAATAGCAAGGATGTGATTCCCATCACCTCACTGAGTGGAGCAATCAATTGGGAATTCGCTTGAGAATCGAAATCTGCTTGCTCGCGATCGCGAATTAGAGTGATGATTTTTTTATATTCTTTTTCTTCATTTCCTGTGGCTTTAACTAACCTAATTCCATTTAATATTTCTAGCACAGTGATTGAATACAATTTGGACATATCACTAAGCTGTTGTCCAAAGTGTTTGGAGCGGGAAATTGTGTACTGGTTAATTAACGTTACTAAAGACAACAACACAGTAGATGCAAGAGTTAACTGCCAAGAAATTGATAGTAGCAATCCAATAAATACAAAAATCGTAATAACATTAATAATTAATTTAATCACATTACTGATAGAACCTGCCGCCCGGCCAATTTCTCCTCCCAGACTATTTAATAAATCACCAACTCTCATTTTGGTGTAGTAGTCTAGGTCAACCTCTAGTAATAATTTTAATCCGTCTTCTCGGATATCTGAAGTTAACTTTCTTGTAAAAGAGCTTGATGTTAAAGAACTAGTATAAGCGGCTAAATTTTTTAAACAAATTGTCAATATAATTGCTCCCGACATGACCAATATCCGATAGTTCTCTGGAACGTTATCAAACGGAGTCATGATCGATCTGAGCAGGGGAGGGGCGTTAGTTAAGTCTATTTCTTGTCCCACTATCTTTAAAACTATCGGCACAATCAAAGTTGTGCTGATACCATTAAATAAAGCACCAGAAAATCCCAATAATACTGTCAGAAAAATCCAGCCGGGATATGGTTTGGCAAATTTTAGTAGTAGTTTTCTGGTAGACATCTGTTTTTCTTATCACACCTAAGCTATTTTTAACATTAATTATTCTGTAATCTCTACATATTTCACCTTTCGCATCAAGAGTAATAGAAAATTATTATACAAATAACTGTGTTTTTACTGTCAACCAAGATAATATACTCCTAATTTTACGTTATTCACCATCTACCACCGAGCGTCAATCTTCATAACTGAGCAATTAATGATTGCAGGGTAGAAGCCATCGCCTCTAAACTATATTTCTCGACACATCTTTCTCTAGCTTGTTGACCACGCTCATTAGCCAAATTTAAATCTTGAAATATCAATTGAATCTTCTGGGCAATTTGTGCTGGCGATGCTGGGTCTACTAAATAACCAGTATCCGCTAAAATTTCTGTAATATCTCCTACATGAGTTGATAATACAGGTTTAGCCATTGCCATCCCATCTGTCAACTTTAGAGGAAACTGAGCGCGAGAGGTTAAGGTATCCCGTTGCGGAACGACAACAACGTGAGCCGCCGCCACAATTTCTGGCATTACATCTACCGGACACTTTGGCAACTTAATAATCCAACGTCCCCATTTTTGAATGAGTTGCTC from Nostoc sp. UHCC 0870 includes these protein-coding regions:
- a CDS encoding ABC transporter ATP-binding protein is translated as MSTRKLLLKFAKPYPGWIFLTVLLGFSGALFNGISTTLIVPIVLKIVGQEIDLTNAPPLLRSIMTPFDNVPENYRILVMSGAIILTICLKNLAAYTSSLTSSSFTRKLTSDIREDGLKLLLEVDLDYYTKMRVGDLLNSLGGEIGRAAGSISNVIKLIINVITIFVFIGLLLSISWQLTLASTVLLSLVTLINQYTISRSKHFGQQLSDMSKLYSITVLEILNGIRLVKATGNEEKEYKKIITLIRDREQADFDSQANSQLIAPLSEVMGITSLLLIVFLSRVLFSDQVSALSAVLLTYLLVLLRLLPLVSQLNSIRNSFANSAPSVEIVTEFLRRDNKPFMGEGDVIYTKLEKGIGFNSLSFGYPGQEKFVLKDVNLFLPRGTTLALVGSSGAGKSTLADLLPRFYDPTSGSITIDGRDLRDFDLKSLRQRMGIVSQDTFLFNESVGQNIAYGKPEATKDEIITAAKRANAYEFISKLPQELDTLIGDRGVMLSGGQRQRLAIARALLQNPEILILDEATSALDTVSERLVQAALDDLSRDRTTLVIAHRLSTVQKADQIAVLDQGQVMEVGTHEQLLQKGGYYARLYSMQFSNIPKTSNHSNQSLLRISHEMRTRLNSMIGVLHLLLDEMTDNTQEHQTLIEDSYKSTFKIINTLDIFEDIVQQQIHYLSTSSSEKNYNSNAQMGYLQTIQEFNIQLNSLLISLRSLANNTLELPPNRYQTLKEALDLGMNLLKFLENFEDKIHNN